The Paraburkholderia sp. ZP32-5 genome includes a window with the following:
- a CDS encoding lactate utilization protein B: MQVQSMQFKARAGQKLADQRLQQNLTKLSTKFVSARASAMTAIDFPATRAALKERRNRALENLDVWLETFEREATRRGVTVLFAETTQEAARLIGDIARKHDVKKVIKTKSMVTEEMRLNEVLGQMGVQSIETDLGEYILQINDNEPPSHIIAPVVHKDKDEIADLFAKTHGRPRLTEIPDMTREAREMLRPHFLSADMGVTGGNFIVAETGSVVVVTNEGNEGMCTVMPRVHVAVTGIEKVLPTLEDLATAMRLLPRSATGQATSNYFSMLTGPRGAGDQDGPEHMYVVLVDGGRTGLIGGDFQEMLRCIRCGACMNHCPVYQKVGGHAYGWVYPGPMGSVLTPSYVGIDKALDLPQAATLCGECNSVCPVGIPLSDLLRKLREKQMERRLRPWKERAGLALWGWLALHPDAYALVTKLAVRVMERMGGRNRSIAKLPLGGAGWTDTRDMPAPVGRTFRELYAAQRSHIG; the protein is encoded by the coding sequence ATGCAAGTTCAATCGATGCAGTTCAAGGCTCGCGCCGGTCAGAAACTCGCCGACCAGCGTCTGCAGCAGAACCTGACCAAGCTGTCCACCAAGTTCGTGTCGGCGCGCGCGAGCGCGATGACCGCCATCGACTTTCCGGCGACCCGTGCCGCGCTGAAGGAACGCCGCAATCGCGCGCTGGAGAATCTCGACGTTTGGCTGGAAACCTTCGAACGCGAGGCAACCCGGCGCGGCGTGACCGTGCTGTTCGCCGAGACGACGCAGGAGGCCGCGCGGCTAATCGGCGATATTGCGCGCAAGCACGACGTGAAGAAGGTGATCAAGACCAAGTCGATGGTCACCGAGGAAATGCGTCTGAACGAAGTGCTCGGGCAGATGGGCGTGCAGTCGATCGAAACCGATCTCGGCGAATATATTCTTCAGATCAACGACAACGAGCCGCCGAGTCACATCATCGCGCCGGTCGTTCACAAGGATAAGGACGAAATCGCCGACCTGTTCGCGAAGACGCATGGCCGGCCTCGCCTGACCGAAATCCCCGATATGACGCGCGAAGCGCGCGAGATGTTGCGTCCGCATTTTCTGAGCGCGGACATGGGCGTGACGGGCGGCAACTTCATCGTCGCGGAAACAGGCTCGGTCGTCGTCGTGACCAACGAGGGCAACGAAGGCATGTGCACGGTCATGCCGCGAGTGCATGTCGCCGTCACCGGTATCGAAAAGGTGCTGCCGACGCTGGAAGATCTCGCAACGGCGATGCGTCTGCTGCCGCGTTCGGCGACCGGGCAGGCGACGTCGAACTATTTTTCGATGCTGACGGGTCCGCGTGGCGCGGGCGATCAGGACGGTCCCGAGCACATGTACGTGGTGCTCGTCGATGGCGGGCGCACGGGACTGATCGGCGGCGACTTTCAGGAGATGCTGCGCTGTATTCGCTGCGGCGCATGCATGAATCATTGCCCGGTTTATCAGAAGGTCGGTGGCCACGCGTATGGCTGGGTCTATCCGGGCCCGATGGGATCGGTATTGACGCCGAGTTATGTGGGGATTGACAAGGCGCTCGACTTGCCGCAGGCCGCGACGCTGTGTGGCGAGTGCAATAGCGTCTGCCCGGTCGGCATTCCTCTATCCGACCTGCTGCGCAAGCTGCGCGAAAAGCAGATGGAGCGGCGTCTGCGGCCATGGAAGGAGCGCGCAGGGCTGGCGCTGTGGGGCTGGCTGGCGTTGCATCCCGATGCGTACGCACTCGTCACCAAACTGGCCGTGCGTGTGATGGAGCGGATGGGCGGACGTAATCGCTCGATCGCGAAGCTGCCCCTTGGCGGCGCCGGCTGGACCGATACGCGCGATATGCCGGCACCGGTGGGGCGCACCTTCAGGGAGTTGTATGCCGCGCAGCGCAGCCATATCGGCTAG
- a CDS encoding IscS subfamily cysteine desulfurase, with translation MNNDSLHLPIYMDYSATTPIDPRVVDKMIPFLREQFGNPASRSHAYGWDAERAVEEAREQVAALVNADPREIIWTSGATESDNLALKGAAHFYKSKGKHIITVKTEHKAVLDTCRELEREGFEVTYLDVKDDGLIDLDVFKAALRPDTILVSVMSVNNEIGVIQDIEAIGEITREKGIIFHVDAAQATGKIEIDLQKLKVDLMSFSAHKTYGPKGIGALYVRRKPRIRIEAQMHGGGHERGMRSGTLAPHQIVGMGEAFRLAREEMATENERIRMLRDRLLNGLSEIEEVYVNGDMEKRVPHNLNISFNFVEGESLIMAVKDVAVSSGSACTSASLEPSYVLRALGRNDELAHSSIRFTVGRFTTEQDVDYVINLLKNKISKLRDLSPLWEMHKDGIDISTIQWAAH, from the coding sequence ATGAATAACGACTCTCTCCATCTGCCCATTTACATGGACTACAGCGCCACGACGCCGATCGATCCGCGTGTAGTGGACAAGATGATTCCGTTTCTGCGCGAGCAGTTCGGCAACCCTGCTTCGCGCAGCCACGCATACGGCTGGGACGCGGAGCGCGCAGTCGAGGAAGCGCGCGAGCAGGTCGCCGCGCTCGTGAACGCGGACCCGCGCGAAATCATCTGGACGTCGGGTGCGACGGAGTCGGACAACCTCGCTCTGAAGGGTGCCGCGCACTTCTACAAGAGCAAGGGCAAGCACATCATTACGGTGAAAACCGAGCACAAGGCCGTGCTCGACACCTGCCGCGAACTCGAACGCGAAGGCTTCGAAGTCACGTATCTGGACGTCAAGGACGACGGTCTGATCGATCTCGACGTATTCAAGGCGGCGCTGCGCCCGGACACGATTCTGGTGTCGGTGATGTCGGTGAACAACGAAATCGGCGTGATCCAGGACATCGAGGCGATCGGTGAAATCACGCGTGAGAAGGGCATCATTTTCCACGTCGACGCGGCGCAGGCCACCGGCAAGATCGAGATCGATCTGCAAAAGCTGAAGGTCGATCTGATGTCGTTCTCGGCGCACAAGACGTATGGCCCGAAGGGTATCGGCGCGTTGTACGTGCGTCGCAAGCCGCGTATCCGTATCGAAGCGCAGATGCACGGCGGCGGTCACGAGCGCGGCATGCGTTCGGGCACGCTGGCGCCGCATCAGATCGTCGGCATGGGTGAGGCGTTCCGTCTCGCGCGCGAGGAGATGGCGACCGAAAACGAGCGCATCCGCATGCTGCGCGACCGGCTGCTGAACGGTCTGTCGGAGATCGAAGAAGTGTATGTGAACGGCGACATGGAAAAGCGTGTGCCGCACAATCTGAACATCAGCTTCAATTTCGTCGAAGGCGAATCGCTGATCATGGCGGTGAAGGATGTCGCGGTGTCGTCGGGTTCGGCCTGTACGTCCGCGTCGCTGGAGCCGTCGTACGTGCTGCGCGCGCTTGGCCGCAACGACGAACTCGCGCACAGCTCGATCCGCTTCACGGTGGGCCGCTTTACAACCGAGCAGGATGTCGACTACGTGATCAACCTGCTGAAGAACAAGATTTCCAAGCTGCGCGATCTGTCGCCGCTGTGGGAAATGCACAAGGACGGGATCGATATTTCGACGATCCAGTGGGCCGCGCACTGA
- the iscA gene encoding iron-sulfur cluster assembly protein IscA yields the protein MAITLTEKAVQHVQKYLTRRGKGIGLRVGVRTTGCSGLAYKLEYVDELAPEDQVFETSGVKVVVDPKSLAYIDGTELDFAREGLNEGFKFNNPNVKDECGCGESFRV from the coding sequence ATGGCAATTACGTTGACCGAAAAGGCAGTACAGCACGTCCAGAAGTATCTGACCCGCCGCGGTAAGGGCATCGGGTTGCGCGTCGGCGTGCGCACCACCGGTTGCTCGGGCCTTGCTTACAAGCTCGAGTACGTGGACGAACTCGCACCCGAAGATCAGGTGTTCGAGACGAGCGGCGTGAAGGTCGTCGTCGATCCGAAGAGCCTCGCGTATATCGACGGCACGGAACTCGACTTCGCGCGCGAAGGGTTGAACGAAGGCTTCAAGTTCAACAACCCGAACGTGAAGGACGAATGCGGCTGCGGCGAGTCGTTCCGCGTATAG
- the iscU gene encoding Fe-S cluster assembly scaffold IscU: MAYSDKVLDHYENPRNVGSFSKDDDAVGTGMVGAPACGDVMKLQIRVGADGIIEDAKFKTYGCGSAIASSSLVTEWVKGKTLDQAMSIKNTQIAEELALPPVKIHCSILAEDAIKAAVADYKQRHGEAAVAEDGKAA, translated from the coding sequence ATGGCTTATAGCGACAAGGTCCTCGACCACTACGAAAACCCGCGCAACGTCGGTTCTTTCTCGAAAGACGACGACGCGGTCGGCACCGGCATGGTTGGTGCGCCGGCTTGCGGCGACGTGATGAAGCTGCAGATCCGCGTCGGCGCGGACGGCATCATCGAAGACGCGAAGTTCAAGACGTACGGCTGCGGTTCGGCGATCGCGTCGAGCTCGCTCGTCACCGAATGGGTGAAGGGCAAGACGCTCGATCAGGCAATGTCGATCAAGAACACGCAGATCGCCGAAGAGCTGGCACTGCCGCCGGTGAAGATCCACTGCTCGATCCTCGCGGAAGACGCGATCAAGGCCGCGGTCGCCGACTACAAGCAGCGCCACGGCGAAGCAGCGGTTGCCGAAGACGGCAAGGCCGCCTGA
- a CDS encoding (Fe-S)-binding protein, with protein sequence MRVGLFVTCLIDLMRPEIGFSVIKLIEGAGFEVVVPPAQTCCGQPAYNSGDRRLARDLAEKTLREFEQFDYVVVPSGSCGGMIRAHYGDLFADDPDLMNRFGRLRARVFELTDFLVNVAKVQLQPRESVEQVTYHDSCSGLRELGVKTQPRELLAQVGVAVTEMKGCEHCCGFGGTFAVKYGDISTAIVDEKCANIAASGAGTVVLGDLGCMLNIEGRLRRNGDSTTRVLHIAQVLAGDA encoded by the coding sequence ATGCGAGTCGGATTGTTCGTCACCTGTCTGATCGACCTGATGCGTCCCGAAATCGGCTTTTCGGTCATCAAGCTGATCGAAGGCGCCGGTTTCGAGGTCGTGGTGCCTCCCGCGCAAACCTGCTGCGGGCAACCCGCGTACAACTCGGGGGACCGCCGTCTTGCGCGCGATCTCGCCGAGAAAACCTTGCGCGAATTCGAGCAGTTCGACTACGTGGTGGTGCCGTCGGGCTCGTGCGGCGGCATGATTCGCGCGCACTACGGCGACCTGTTCGCCGATGATCCCGACCTGATGAATCGCTTCGGCCGCCTGCGCGCCAGGGTATTCGAGTTGACCGATTTCCTCGTCAACGTGGCGAAGGTGCAGTTGCAACCACGAGAGAGCGTGGAGCAGGTGACTTATCACGATTCGTGCTCGGGCTTGCGCGAACTCGGCGTCAAGACGCAGCCGCGCGAGTTGCTCGCGCAGGTGGGCGTCGCCGTGACGGAGATGAAGGGCTGCGAGCACTGCTGCGGCTTTGGTGGCACGTTCGCGGTCAAGTACGGTGACATCTCCACCGCGATCGTCGACGAAAAATGCGCGAATATCGCCGCGAGCGGCGCGGGCACGGTGGTGCTCGGCGACCTCGGGTGCATGCTCAATATCGAAGGCCGGTTGCGGCGCAACGGCGATTCGACCACGCGCGTGCTGCATATCGCGCAGGTGCTGGCCGGCGACGCATAG
- the iscR gene encoding Fe-S cluster assembly transcriptional regulator IscR: MRLTTKGRFAVTAMIDLALRQEQGPVTLAGISQRQHISLSYLEQLFGKLRRHEIVESVRGPGGGYNLARRAEDVTVADIIIAVDEPLDATQCGGKGTCEGTKQHDGHCMTHELWSTLNQKMVEYLDSVSLKDLVDQQRSREGAPAVLRDRRSEAPAVEPVRTAPKGPNSVFNMAGS, from the coding sequence ATGAGACTCACCACGAAAGGCCGTTTCGCCGTCACGGCGATGATCGACCTGGCACTGCGCCAGGAGCAGGGCCCGGTGACGCTTGCGGGTATCAGCCAGCGCCAACATATCTCCCTGTCCTATCTCGAGCAGCTATTTGGCAAGCTGCGCCGCCATGAAATCGTCGAATCCGTGCGCGGACCCGGCGGCGGCTACAATCTGGCGCGCCGTGCGGAAGACGTCACGGTGGCCGACATCATCATCGCGGTCGACGAACCGCTCGACGCGACCCAGTGCGGCGGTAAGGGCACGTGCGAAGGCACGAAGCAGCACGACGGCCACTGCATGACGCACGAACTGTGGTCGACGCTGAACCAGAAAATGGTCGAATACCTCGATTCGGTTTCCCTCAAGGATCTGGTCGACCAGCAGCGCTCGCGCGAAGGCGCGCCGGCGGTGTTGCGCGACAGGCGCAGCGAAGCGCCGGCGGTCGAACCCGTCCGCACGGCGCCGAAAGGGCCCAATTCCGTTTTCAACATGGCCGGTTCCTGA
- a CDS encoding low molecular weight protein-tyrosine-phosphatase, whose amino-acid sequence MKTVSVCFICLGNICRSPTAEGVMRHFVEEAQLTDRILIDSAGTGDWHIDEAPDERAQHAARQRGYELGMLRGRQLKSADFERFDLLVAMDERNITALRQVCPPAQRDKIHLLMEFVPETDDRWHGAREVVDPYFGGKEGFEQVLDQCEAACRGLIAELRARLLA is encoded by the coding sequence ATGAAAACCGTGTCCGTATGTTTCATCTGCCTCGGGAATATCTGCCGTTCGCCAACGGCGGAGGGTGTGATGCGCCATTTCGTCGAGGAAGCGCAACTGACGGACCGCATCCTGATCGATTCCGCGGGCACTGGCGACTGGCATATTGACGAGGCACCGGACGAGCGCGCACAGCACGCGGCGCGCCAGCGCGGTTATGAACTGGGCATGTTGCGCGGCCGCCAGTTGAAGAGTGCGGATTTCGAGCGTTTCGATCTGCTGGTCGCGATGGACGAGCGCAACATCACCGCGCTGCGGCAGGTTTGTCCGCCCGCGCAGCGCGACAAAATCCATCTGCTGATGGAATTCGTGCCGGAAACGGACGATCGCTGGCATGGCGCACGCGAAGTCGTTGATCCGTATTTCGGCGGCAAGGAAGGCTTCGAGCAGGTGCTCGATCAATGCGAGGCCGCCTGCCGCGGGCTGATCGCCGAACTGCGGGCGCGGTTGCTCGCCTGA